The following proteins are encoded in a genomic region of Vibrio spartinae:
- a CDS encoding MBL fold metallo-hydrolase yields the protein MSLQYQIVPVTAFAQNCSIVWCDETMKGIVIDPGGDEKHLAEVIQGLGVQIVHIVLTHGHLDHVGGTQALQQSLGAVDIIGPHLADQFWLQELENQSQMFGFPRTISFDPDQWLNEGDSVSFGRQELQVYHTPGHTPGHVCLFCESAKVAFVGDVLFQGSIGRTDFPQGDFETLIRSIKTKLWPLGNDVTFIPGHGPQSTFGHERASNPFVADEMPLY from the coding sequence ATGTCTCTTCAATATCAAATTGTCCCCGTAACGGCTTTTGCTCAGAATTGCTCAATTGTTTGGTGTGATGAAACAATGAAGGGCATCGTGATTGATCCCGGTGGTGATGAAAAGCATCTTGCAGAAGTGATTCAGGGGTTAGGTGTACAAATTGTACATATCGTTTTAACGCATGGACATCTCGATCATGTTGGTGGGACGCAGGCGTTGCAACAATCGCTTGGCGCTGTCGATATTATTGGCCCTCATCTGGCCGATCAATTTTGGCTACAAGAGCTGGAAAATCAAAGTCAGATGTTTGGTTTTCCCCGGACGATATCGTTTGACCCCGATCAGTGGTTGAATGAGGGAGATTCGGTTTCTTTTGGTCGGCAAGAGCTTCAGGTTTATCACACGCCGGGTCATACACCGGGTCATGTTTGTTTGTTCTGTGAATCAGCAAAGGTTGCTTTTGTCGGTGACGTTTTGTTTCAGGGAAGTATCGGAAGAACAGACTTTCCTCAAGGTGACTTCGAGACATTAATTCGTTCGATCAAAACTAAGCTTTGGCCATTGGGCAATGATGTTACGTTTATTCCCGGGCATGGTCCACAATCAACTTTTGGTCATGAACGTGCTTCAAATCCCTTTGTTGCTGATGAAATGCCACTCTATTGA
- the gyrA gene encoding DNA topoisomerase (ATP-hydrolyzing) subunit A, translating to MSDLAKEITPVSIEDELRGSYLDYAMSVIVGRALPDARDGLKPVHRRVLYAMSVLGNDWNKPYKKSARVVGDVIGKYHPHGDSAVYDTIVRMAQPFSLRYMLVDGQGNFGSIDGDSAAAMRYTEVRMSKIAHELLADLDKETVDYVSNYDDTEQIPAVLPTKVPNLLVNGSSGIAVGMATNIPPHNLGEVIDGCLAFIDNEEITIDELIEYIPGPDFPTAAMISGRKGIIDAYKTGRGKIYLRSKADIETEKNGRETIVVTEIPYQVNKARLIEKIAELVKDKKVEGISALRDESDKDGMRIVIECKRDAVGEVVLNNLYSQTQLQTTFGINMVALDNGQPKLFNLKELLKCFVNHRREVVTRRTIFELRKARDRAHILEGLALALANIDDIIELIRRAPTPAEAKAGLLARGWSLGNVAAMLERAGGDSARPDWLEPQYGIRDGLYFLTEQQAQAILELRLHRLTGLEHEKILDEYKVLLEEIAELMLILSSTERLMEVIREELETVRNGFGDQRLTEITAASHDIDLEELIAREDVVVTLSHERYVKYQSLSDYESQRRGGKGKSATKMKDEDYIERLLVANTHDNILCFSTRGKTYRLKVYQLPHATRTARGKPINNILPLEENERITAILRVAEYSEDKFIFMATGDGTVKKTPLDQFANVRSNGLIAVNLRDDDSLIGVDITDGNSEIMLFSKFGKVVRFKEAEEIAVVDENGQPVLDEDGQPEIKFKGVRPMGRTASGVRGMKLADGDQVVSLIVPKTDGDVLTVTENGYGKRTSLSEYPTKGRGTQGVVSIKVSDRNGCVVGAVQVDCGDEFMMITNAGTLVRTRVGEVSQVGRNTQGVTLIRTSEDEKVVGLQRIEEVEVEVEDADIDIDVESEGVLTGEGDAPEEASSSSEAVSPNEDNDSDEQDLSEDD from the coding sequence ATGAGCGATCTAGCTAAAGAGATCACGCCTGTCAGTATAGAAGATGAGCTGAGAGGCTCATACCTTGATTATGCAATGTCGGTCATTGTAGGTCGGGCACTTCCTGATGCACGTGACGGACTTAAACCTGTGCACCGTCGGGTACTATACGCAATGAGCGTGTTGGGGAATGATTGGAATAAACCCTATAAAAAATCGGCTCGCGTTGTCGGCGATGTCATCGGTAAATATCACCCCCATGGTGATAGTGCCGTCTACGACACAATTGTACGGATGGCACAACCGTTTTCACTTCGTTATATGCTGGTCGATGGTCAGGGCAACTTTGGCTCGATTGATGGTGATTCTGCGGCAGCAATGCGTTATACCGAAGTTCGGATGTCAAAAATTGCCCATGAGTTGCTTGCCGATCTGGATAAAGAAACCGTTGATTATGTTTCAAACTACGATGATACCGAGCAAATTCCAGCCGTATTACCAACAAAAGTTCCGAACTTGTTGGTCAATGGTTCTTCTGGGATTGCGGTCGGTATGGCGACCAACATTCCTCCTCATAATTTAGGGGAAGTTATCGATGGGTGCCTTGCTTTCATTGATAATGAAGAGATTACGATTGATGAATTAATCGAATACATTCCGGGCCCGGATTTTCCAACCGCAGCAATGATTAGCGGACGGAAAGGCATCATTGATGCTTATAAAACGGGACGAGGAAAAATCTATCTCCGCTCTAAAGCGGATATCGAAACCGAAAAGAATGGTCGTGAAACCATTGTTGTTACTGAAATTCCTTATCAGGTCAATAAAGCACGTCTGATCGAGAAGATCGCAGAACTGGTCAAAGATAAAAAAGTCGAAGGTATCAGTGCACTACGTGATGAGTCCGATAAAGATGGGATGCGTATTGTTATCGAATGTAAGCGTGATGCTGTCGGAGAAGTGGTACTGAACAACCTGTATTCACAGACTCAGTTGCAAACGACTTTCGGTATCAATATGGTCGCTCTTGATAATGGTCAGCCCAAACTGTTTAACCTGAAAGAGCTGTTAAAGTGTTTTGTTAACCATCGCCGTGAAGTGGTTACCCGCCGTACAATTTTCGAATTACGCAAAGCACGAGATCGTGCCCATATCCTTGAAGGTCTGGCGCTTGCACTGGCAAATATCGATGACATTATCGAGTTGATTCGTCGTGCACCAACACCGGCAGAAGCAAAAGCGGGTCTATTGGCGCGTGGTTGGTCTTTGGGGAATGTTGCAGCGATGCTGGAACGTGCGGGAGGGGATTCTGCACGACCTGACTGGCTGGAACCACAATATGGTATCCGTGATGGGCTGTATTTCCTGACTGAACAACAGGCGCAAGCGATTCTTGAGTTAAGACTGCACCGACTGACCGGTCTTGAGCATGAGAAAATTCTGGATGAGTACAAGGTACTCCTGGAGGAAATCGCTGAATTAATGTTGATCCTTTCCAGCACTGAACGTCTCATGGAAGTCATCCGGGAAGAACTGGAAACGGTCAGAAATGGTTTCGGTGATCAGCGTTTGACAGAAATTACAGCGGCCTCACATGATATTGATCTGGAAGAGCTGATTGCACGTGAAGATGTGGTCGTGACCTTATCTCATGAAAGATATGTGAAATATCAATCACTGAGTGATTATGAGTCACAGCGTCGTGGTGGTAAGGGTAAAAGTGCCACGAAGATGAAAGACGAAGATTATATCGAACGTCTGCTCGTGGCGAATACACATGATAACATTCTGTGTTTCTCGACACGGGGTAAAACTTATCGTCTCAAAGTGTATCAGTTACCTCATGCGACTCGGACTGCACGAGGAAAGCCAATCAATAATATCCTTCCGCTGGAAGAAAATGAGCGGATTACTGCTATTCTTCGAGTTGCTGAATATTCTGAAGATAAGTTTATCTTTATGGCAACCGGTGATGGGACGGTGAAGAAAACGCCGCTTGATCAGTTTGCCAATGTTCGCTCCAACGGCTTGATTGCTGTGAACTTGCGAGATGACGATTCATTGATTGGTGTCGATATTACGGATGGGAACAGTGAGATTATGTTGTTCTCTAAATTCGGTAAAGTCGTTCGCTTTAAAGAAGCAGAAGAAATCGCCGTCGTGGATGAAAATGGTCAACCAGTGCTGGATGAAGATGGCCAGCCGGAGATCAAATTCAAAGGCGTGAGACCAATGGGTCGTACTGCATCTGGTGTGCGAGGCATGAAACTGGCTGATGGTGATCAGGTGGTATCGTTAATTGTACCGAAGACCGATGGTGATGTACTCACAGTCACTGAAAATGGTTATGGTAAGCGCACCAGCCTGTCTGAATACCCAACGAAAGGCCGTGGTACTCAGGGGGTTGTTTCAATCAAAGTGTCTGACCGTAACGGTTGTGTCGTCGGTGCCGTACAGGTGGACTGCGGTGATGAATTTATGATGATCACCAATGCTGGCACACTGGTTCGAACCCGTGTCGGAGAAGTGAGTCAGGTTGGTCGTAATACTCAGGGCGTGACACTGATTCGTACATCAGAGGACGAAAAAGTTGTTGGCCTACAGCGAATTGAAGAAGTAGAAGTAGAAGTAGAAGACGCAGATATCGATATTGACGTCGAATCTGAAGGTGTTCTGACAGGTGAAGGTGATGCACCTGAGGAAGCATCTTCGTCATCAGAAGCGGTATCGCCAAATGAGGATAATGATTCAGATGAGCAAGATCTGTCTGAAGATGATTAA
- a CDS encoding putative nucleotidyltransferase substrate binding domain-containing protein: MHTELLEIKQFLAQYPPFNEFEDVVLEEIVQQIEITYFRKGTPIIQNGGAIQELFMIRSGAVEVYRRKGELYNRLSQGDLFGQMGLLTNNKVVFPVTAIEDTLVYRVPESLFQSLYDNYEIFADFVEVNDKTRLRHAVSSTVETNDLSTAKVKNLLTGETIWISPETSIHETAQKMAEENVSALLILNPEQPTVDSHDDKSQLGIITDRDLCSRVLANGISPQRPIREVMTTELLTLDHNAYVYEAMMVMLRQKIHHLPILKENKPLGILETTDLVRYQSQNSLLLVSSIFHQNSVDDLVTIAEQVKESFVRLVNEDANAHMIGTAMSVIGRSFKQRIIELAEVEYGSPPIPYCFLALGSMGRDEQLVVTDQDNAIILDNRYNANKHDTYFSKLSQFVCDALARCGYSYCTGGIMATNPIWRMTRQEWEVCFSDWIDDPNPKALLNASIFFDLDGVYGQTRWAEQLNRFIVRRAQRSPRFLACLARNALNRTPPLGFFKNFVMEKDGRHNNSINLKRRGTAPLADVIRVHALAIGSHAKNSFERLDDIIESGLLPKGGGENLRDALEFISMVRIRHQAYDVENRIEPDNNIEPENLSDFERRNLKDAFQILSNAQNFLKYRYKANSSPRSS; the protein is encoded by the coding sequence ATGCATACAGAATTATTGGAAATTAAACAATTTCTTGCCCAATATCCACCATTCAACGAGTTTGAAGACGTAGTTCTTGAAGAGATCGTTCAACAGATAGAAATCACCTATTTTCGAAAAGGAACGCCGATCATTCAAAACGGTGGTGCGATTCAGGAGCTGTTCATGATCCGAAGTGGCGCGGTTGAGGTTTATCGACGCAAAGGTGAACTCTATAACCGTCTCTCACAAGGCGATCTGTTTGGTCAAATGGGATTATTGACCAACAACAAAGTCGTTTTTCCTGTCACTGCAATTGAAGATACATTGGTCTATCGAGTTCCAGAATCGCTGTTCCAGTCTCTGTATGATAATTACGAGATCTTTGCCGACTTTGTTGAGGTCAATGATAAAACTAGGCTCCGTCATGCGGTTTCCAGTACCGTAGAAACCAATGATCTGTCCACCGCCAAAGTTAAGAATTTACTGACAGGGGAAACCATCTGGATTTCCCCTGAAACATCGATCCATGAAACAGCGCAAAAAATGGCCGAAGAAAATGTCTCTGCCCTGCTGATATTGAATCCCGAGCAACCCACAGTAGACAGCCATGATGACAAATCTCAGTTAGGTATCATTACAGACAGAGACCTTTGTAGTCGAGTATTGGCCAATGGCATTTCTCCACAGCGTCCGATTCGTGAAGTGATGACAACTGAGCTGTTAACACTTGATCATAATGCTTATGTTTATGAAGCCATGATGGTGATGTTGCGTCAAAAAATTCACCATCTCCCTATTCTGAAAGAGAACAAACCGTTAGGCATACTCGAAACAACCGATTTGGTTCGTTATCAGTCGCAAAACTCACTATTATTAGTCAGTAGCATATTCCATCAAAATAGTGTGGACGATTTGGTTACGATTGCCGAGCAGGTGAAAGAGAGTTTTGTTCGTCTGGTTAATGAAGATGCAAATGCCCATATGATTGGCACTGCGATGTCAGTGATTGGCAGAAGCTTTAAACAACGGATTATTGAGCTGGCGGAAGTAGAATATGGTTCGCCACCGATCCCCTACTGTTTTCTGGCACTGGGTTCAATGGGAAGAGATGAACAACTGGTGGTCACGGATCAGGATAACGCGATTATTCTCGACAATCGTTATAATGCTAACAAACATGATACCTATTTCAGTAAACTCTCTCAGTTTGTTTGTGACGCACTCGCACGCTGCGGTTACAGCTATTGTACCGGTGGGATAATGGCAACGAATCCGATTTGGCGGATGACCCGTCAGGAATGGGAAGTTTGCTTCTCCGATTGGATTGATGATCCGAACCCTAAAGCGCTGCTGAATGCATCGATTTTTTTCGATCTGGATGGCGTCTATGGACAAACTCGCTGGGCAGAACAACTCAATCGGTTTATTGTCAGACGCGCCCAAAGAAGTCCGCGTTTCCTCGCTTGTCTAGCCCGTAATGCGTTGAACCGCACCCCACCACTGGGATTTTTCAAAAACTTTGTGATGGAAAAAGATGGTCGCCACAATAACTCCATCAACTTAAAACGACGAGGAACGGCACCGCTAGCCGATGTCATCCGGGTTCACGCCCTTGCCATTGGCTCACATGCGAAAAATTCATTTGAGCGATTGGATGATATTATCGAATCGGGTTTGCTCCCGAAAGGCGGTGGTGAAAACCTCAGAGATGCGCTTGAATTTATTTCAATGGTGCGTATTCGTCATCAGGCCTACGATGTTGAGAATCGCATTGAGCCGGACAACAATATTGAGCCGGAAAATCTCTCAGATTTTGAACGACGTAACCTAAAAGATGCATTTCAAATTTTGAGCAATGCGCAAAACTTTTTGAAATATCGTTATAAAGCTAACAGTTCACCACGTTCATCATAA
- a CDS encoding GTP cyclohydrolase II has translation MADVRARVDLKVGAKSDIDAEILSFNGLNTEKEHVALIFKSADLNQEIPLVRMHSECLTGDVFHSSRCDCGEQLEETITKMGELGGIILYLRQEGRGIGLYNKIDAYRLQSQGLNTYEANRELGFDDDLREFSEAAQMLKALNITKIRLVTNNPKKVNDLKTYGIEIVEIVHTAAHIKAGNANYLKAKVSYGKHKLSL, from the coding sequence ATGGCGGATGTCCGAGCCAGAGTGGATTTAAAAGTTGGAGCAAAAAGTGATATTGATGCTGAGATCCTCTCTTTTAACGGTTTGAATACAGAGAAAGAACACGTTGCTTTGATTTTTAAATCTGCAGACTTAAATCAAGAAATTCCTTTAGTGAGAATGCATTCAGAGTGTCTGACAGGTGATGTGTTCCACTCATCAAGATGTGACTGTGGTGAACAACTAGAAGAAACTATCACGAAAATGGGAGAGCTGGGTGGAATTATCCTTTACCTTCGTCAGGAAGGACGAGGAATTGGTTTATATAATAAAATTGATGCGTATCGCCTTCAAAGTCAGGGGTTGAATACTTACGAAGCAAACCGAGAGCTTGGTTTTGATGACGACCTCAGAGAGTTTTCTGAAGCAGCCCAAATGCTGAAGGCACTGAATATCACTAAAATTCGCTTAGTCACGAATAACCCCAAGAAAGTGAATGATTTGAAAACATACGGCATTGAAATTGTCGAGATAGTCCATACGGCAGCCCATATAAAAGCAGGTAATGCCAACTATCTGAAAGCAAAAGTCAGTTATGGTAAGCATAAACTCTCATTGTAA
- a CDS encoding MarR family transcriptional regulator, whose protein sequence is MRLAHKRNVQNKLQKRMKAFAVKPTLKQSETKPQLPVSASQPKVAKIVNENLTPKQAQVLDIVTQYADGINPKSIGLEAGQEETKAASWATGALKKLLEDNLVEKVQLAGNKVLYKRT, encoded by the coding sequence ATGAGACTTGCTCACAAGCGTAATGTGCAGAATAAACTGCAAAAGCGCATGAAAGCCTTTGCTGTAAAACCGACTTTAAAACAGTCTGAAACCAAGCCGCAGCTCCCCGTTTCTGCGAGTCAGCCAAAGGTAGCGAAAATCGTCAATGAAAATCTCACCCCGAAGCAGGCTCAAGTGCTAGACATTGTGACTCAATATGCGGATGGAATTAATCCGAAAAGCATAGGACTAGAAGCGGGCCAAGAAGAAACAAAAGCGGCTAGTTGGGCAACAGGGGCACTGAAAAAACTTTTAGAAGACAATCTTGTTGAGAAAGTGCAACTGGCGGGGAATAAGGTGCTTTATAAACGCACTTAA
- a CDS encoding BCCT family transporter has product MTKGIDKYSIDSTDYTVGQDNVQKWGFDVHNPVFGISAGLILLFLVATLVADPETAKSVLDGIKWKIIGNFDWLFIWAGNIFVVFCLILVVSPFGKIRLGGQSATADYSYVSWLAMLFAAGMGIGLMFWSVAEPVAYYTGWYNTPLNVAAYSPEAAKLALGATMFHWGLHPWAIYGVVALSLAFFCYNKGLPLSIRSIFYPLLGDRAWGWPGHLVDILAVVATLFGLATSLGLGAQQAASGIHHVFGIEAGLGLQVIVIVVVTMLAVVSVVRGIDGGVKVISNINMIIALLLLVAVGLIGYAVTFDSIKTTLLAYIENIVSLSNPHGREDEAWFQGWTVFYWAWWISWSPFVGMFIARVSKGRTVREFITAVLFVPTLVTVVWMSVFGGMAIDQVVHQVGELGHKGITEVSLAMFQMFDVLPYGKVLSLIGVVLVLVFFITSSDSGSLVIDSITAGGKVDAPVPQRIFWASIEGAIAIALLWVGGTEAVQALQAGAISTALPFTFVLLMMCVSLVMGMRTERLD; this is encoded by the coding sequence ATGACCAAAGGTATTGATAAGTATAGTATCGACAGTACCGATTACACTGTCGGGCAGGATAATGTGCAGAAGTGGGGTTTTGATGTCCATAACCCTGTATTTGGCATTAGCGCGGGGCTGATCCTGTTGTTCCTTGTTGCAACACTAGTTGCTGATCCTGAAACTGCAAAATCTGTTTTAGACGGTATCAAATGGAAAATCATCGGTAACTTTGACTGGCTGTTTATTTGGGCTGGTAATATTTTTGTGGTTTTCTGTTTGATTCTTGTGGTTTCACCATTCGGCAAAATTCGTTTAGGTGGACAATCGGCAACGGCCGATTACTCTTATGTCTCTTGGCTGGCGATGTTATTTGCTGCCGGTATGGGGATAGGCCTGATGTTCTGGAGTGTTGCTGAACCTGTGGCATATTATACCGGATGGTATAATACACCGTTAAATGTTGCAGCATATTCACCGGAGGCTGCGAAGCTTGCTTTGGGGGCGACCATGTTCCACTGGGGTTTGCATCCGTGGGCCATTTATGGCGTTGTCGCTCTTTCTCTAGCATTCTTCTGCTATAACAAAGGGTTGCCGTTATCAATCCGCTCAATCTTTTATCCGTTGCTCGGGGACCGAGCTTGGGGATGGCCCGGACATCTGGTTGATATCCTTGCCGTCGTTGCAACGTTATTTGGATTAGCGACATCATTGGGACTTGGTGCACAACAGGCAGCAAGTGGTATTCATCATGTCTTCGGCATTGAAGCAGGTCTTGGGTTGCAGGTGATTGTCATTGTCGTCGTCACCATGTTAGCTGTTGTTTCAGTGGTTCGTGGTATTGATGGTGGTGTGAAAGTCATTTCGAATATCAATATGATAATCGCTTTGTTGCTGTTGGTTGCCGTGGGATTGATTGGCTACGCAGTAACGTTTGACTCCATTAAAACTACGTTACTCGCCTATATTGAAAATATTGTTTCCTTGAGTAACCCTCATGGTCGTGAAGACGAAGCATGGTTCCAAGGCTGGACTGTATTCTACTGGGCTTGGTGGATCTCTTGGTCACCATTTGTCGGTATGTTTATTGCCCGGGTTTCAAAAGGTCGTACTGTCAGAGAATTTATTACAGCGGTGCTTTTTGTTCCGACACTTGTCACAGTGGTTTGGATGTCTGTATTCGGTGGTATGGCAATTGATCAAGTGGTTCATCAAGTTGGTGAACTGGGGCATAAAGGGATTACTGAAGTTTCACTGGCTATGTTCCAGATGTTTGATGTCTTGCCTTACGGCAAAGTACTTTCTTTAATTGGTGTTGTATTAGTTTTGGTATTTTTTATTACCTCTTCTGACTCAGGTTCATTGGTTATCGATAGTATTACCGCGGGTGGTAAGGTTGATGCTCCTGTCCCTCAGAGAATCTTCTGGGCTTCGATTGAGGGGGCCATTGCGATTGCATTGTTATGGGTTGGTGGAACGGAAGCGGTTCAGGCATTGCAAGCGGGTGCCATTTCGACGGCACTGCCATTTACATTTGTCCTGCTGATGATGTGTGTCAGTCTGGTGATGGGCATGAGAACCGAACGATTAGATTAA
- a CDS encoding MarR family winged helix-turn-helix transcriptional regulator, whose protein sequence is MEKHEEVLVAIRQIIRAIDLHSKKLSKIAGLTGPQLILMRSIEQLGEVTIRELSRNTNMSQATATTILDRLERNGYVRRVRSVTDKRKVHAHLTEFGLELLHKAPQPLQDNFVSQFQQLEEWEQTLLLSSIQRLSAMMKADNIDVAPMLEIGSILNHE, encoded by the coding sequence TTGGAAAAACATGAAGAAGTACTGGTTGCTATACGCCAGATCATCCGAGCTATTGACCTTCATTCAAAGAAATTAAGCAAAATTGCAGGACTCACGGGACCACAACTGATACTGATGCGCTCTATCGAACAGTTAGGTGAAGTTACAATACGTGAGCTTTCTCGTAATACGAATATGAGTCAGGCAACAGCAACGACTATTCTTGATCGTCTGGAAAGAAATGGTTATGTGCGCCGCGTTCGTAGCGTGACAGACAAGAGAAAAGTTCACGCTCATCTGACGGAATTCGGTCTGGAGCTGTTACATAAAGCACCGCAACCCTTGCAGGATAATTTTGTTTCTCAGTTTCAGCAGTTGGAAGAATGGGAACAGACGTTACTACTATCTTCGATTCAGCGTCTTTCAGCAATGATGAAAGCAGATAATATAGATGTAGCACCGATGTTAGAAATCGGTAGTATTTTGAATCACGAGTAA
- a CDS encoding 3'-5' exonuclease translates to MLKKLLKAPSIDWQKKYQLKQKRVTHPSLDYFYQQLLPNADTPIEEIEFLALDFETTGLNPAKDEIVTIGAVPFTLDRIKLSQCKHWLVKPRRPLKESSIIIHGITHTDIMDAPDLNDFIDEILHLMAGKITVVHYYPIERQFLDQALKKRIKEGIEFPVVDTMNIEERILAQQSGGIFNLMNSFKKKPSVRLGNTRERYGLPLYPLHDALLDALATAELLQAQIANHYDRSRPVSDFWI, encoded by the coding sequence ATGCTAAAAAAACTATTGAAAGCCCCCAGCATTGACTGGCAAAAGAAATATCAACTCAAACAGAAACGGGTTACACACCCGTCTCTCGACTATTTTTATCAACAATTACTACCAAATGCAGATACCCCGATTGAGGAAATCGAGTTTCTGGCTCTTGATTTTGAAACCACAGGGTTAAATCCGGCTAAAGATGAAATCGTGACGATTGGCGCGGTACCTTTCACGCTGGATCGAATTAAACTGAGTCAGTGTAAACATTGGCTGGTGAAACCTCGTCGTCCTTTGAAAGAATCATCCATCATTATTCATGGCATCACCCATACGGATATCATGGATGCTCCTGATTTAAATGATTTTATTGATGAAATTCTCCATCTAATGGCGGGAAAAATAACTGTCGTACATTACTATCCGATAGAACGACAGTTTCTCGACCAGGCACTTAAAAAAAGAATTAAGGAAGGCATTGAGTTTCCGGTCGTTGATACCATGAATATCGAAGAAAGAATTTTGGCACAGCAATCCGGTGGCATTTTCAATCTCATGAATAGTTTTAAGAAAAAGCCGTCAGTACGCTTAGGAAATACCAGAGAGCGCTACGGATTACCACTCTATCCACTACATGATGCACTGCTTGATGCACTCGCTACGGCTGAACTTCTTCAGGCACAGATCGCCAATCACTATGATCGCTCTCGCCCGGTTAGTGATTTTTGGATATAA
- a CDS encoding DUF2982 domain-containing protein, with the protein MQTVHLSNFEFDFQQRSVRLMMIAYATVALLIIMTANTFSLALVYTALFSGAAVLLYWLIRKSQVRYTLTATHFQQHTFRGGWVVKWNNIQEINQCTYNIDGWHQPLPWVGIRLKSYSPYLNSICPRIISEMLLSQRGLLYLGMKQHHIRLSEFEDIVLDPSVYKSADGQLYSGLLAMLANRMSYQRNYHGYDIFIPMSDLGIQGDELIGMARRYIAAAEPEQSRQ; encoded by the coding sequence ATGCAGACAGTTCATCTTTCGAATTTTGAATTTGATTTTCAGCAGCGATCTGTACGTTTAATGATGATTGCGTATGCCACGGTCGCCCTGCTTATCATCATGACGGCAAACACATTCTCTCTGGCTTTGGTTTATACCGCATTATTCTCCGGAGCCGCAGTGCTGCTCTATTGGCTGATCCGCAAAAGTCAGGTGCGCTATACGCTGACCGCAACCCACTTTCAACAACATACGTTTCGGGGCGGTTGGGTGGTCAAATGGAACAATATCCAAGAGATTAACCAATGCACCTATAATATTGATGGCTGGCATCAACCGCTACCATGGGTTGGTATCCGCTTGAAGTCCTACTCACCTTATCTTAACAGTATTTGCCCACGTATTATCAGTGAGATGTTACTGTCTCAGCGTGGACTGCTCTATCTGGGCATGAAACAACATCATATCCGACTCTCTGAGTTTGAAGATATTGTTTTGGATCCGAGTGTATATAAATCAGCAGACGGACAGCTATATTCCGGTTTACTGGCGATGCTGGCAAACCGAATGAGCTACCAAAGAAATTATCATGGGTATGATATATTCATCCCCATGAGTGATTTGGGCATTCAAGGAGATGAACTGATTGGCATGGCCCGGCGCTATATTGCAGCAGCGGAACCGGAGCAATCCCGTCAATAG